A genomic stretch from Diprion similis isolate iyDipSimi1 chromosome 1, iyDipSimi1.1, whole genome shotgun sequence includes:
- the LOC124407018 gene encoding uncharacterized protein LOC124407018 produces MKFLHCCLIFNQDEMSDGDMSNGRKKNGEVFTISYSPSAQSSVIVDEQNESTTPCDFEDAVEATGYGLYNYLLLLAVLPGGWASFFDVTTMSYVLPSAECDLQLTLFHKGVLNAVTYAGMVTSAFFWGFLADTMGRRSLLMAGYLTDSICNILISTSQSFHVLLIFKFLSGIIISGPFSINMTYLAEFHGVKCRTKALMWLSMFPSMASVALPGLAWIVIPQSWSFSLFDGTIVYNSWRIFILICSTPALLAFLTLLYFPESPKFLMSQGRNDEAMKVFQRMYAMNTGKPPESFPVKELCQERQKSQTEGLDETRRASVWEKAQSGWAQIRPLFLKPHLARFLLIIAIQLGCMLSMNTLRLWMPQLFTMMENFDYENRDASLGPPVLCDIIMASNPSSVTRDDAYLNSTVVSTCVAAPVQSRVYINSMIIACTAIIGYMLAGTLVNLVGKKNLLFMAYVVPAMCSFALNWSPNSDMTLAIVSIFMALASISVNIIISFIIDLMPTSLRTMAVSLTMCVGRCGAMIGNLLFPILLNVSCIVPFMFIGCFLLGKCNAQGDYICICPRLYSINVCRHTGQTMSCTPSDNLPEVAYVPASVKGTPNDGQSGHQYRCESESTNIEVLISFRSVKSLIVIINDQGDELDFFKKGVPFPAGKVPDSIITVKQILNFLNTEKYACIRQIDVENTTALAAHLHELGELQRNFSEKNIFGPEPLTQNQISRKLVATDTPEKSFLLLHSIPEMSTLFRIHSDLSYLHGDDKMPDEEKRDVTKETCKIFTVSFPTEAQLPVGAVNEHNEAEKPRDFEEAVEATGYGLFNYLLLLATLPGGFASVFDSTTMSYVLPSAECDLSLTLFHKGVLNAVTYTGMMSSAFIWGFLADVRGRRSLLIWAYLADSICNVLCSMSQSFYVLSFFKFLTGFIINGPFAISMTYLAEFHSSKHRAKTLLWCSLFPSLGAVVLPGLAWLIIPQSWSFTLFNGAFVFNSWRIFILVCSMPSLLACLALMYFPESPKFLMSQGRNAEAIKVFQKMYSMNTGKSPDTFAVKELCQEREKDQINDTVVDQKSATIWEKTRNGWDQIKPLFKKPHLARFLLIITIQFGSILSLNTLRLWMPQLFAMMENFDYANYDYSLGNPTLCEIITMKNDTNYVVNSYTNDTVPNSCVATAVSNKVYINSMIIFGTAVIGYTFAGKLVNLIGKKILMQVLYVIAVICILGLNWSSSSDVTLAILSVYTASTNIAITSITNFIVVLMPTSLRTMAVSLTMCVGRAGATIGNLLFPILLSAGCMAPFTFVAGFLIACIVLTTFIPRPPTKLT; encoded by the exons ATGAAATTCCTTCATTGTTGTCTCATTTTCAACCAAGACGAGATGTCTGACGGTGACATGTcaaatgggagaaaaaaaaatggtgaagtGTTCACTATTTCGTATTCGCCTTCAGCTCAGTCATCCGTAATTGTAGACG AACAGAATGAATCGACGACGCCATGTGACTTTGAGGACGCCGTTGAAGCAACTG gATACGGCCTGTACAACTACTTGCTTCTACTGGCCGTTCTTCCGGGAGGATGGGCGAGCTTCTTTGACGTTACTACAATGTCTTACGTACTTCCATCGGCTGAATGTGATCTTCAGCTGACGCTGTTTCACAAGGGAGTTCTCAACGCGGTGACATACGCCG GTATGGTGACATCGGCGTTCTTTTGGGGTTTCTTGGCTGATACAATGGGGCGACGTTCTCTGCTAATGGCCGGCTATTTGACCGATTCTATTTGCAATATTCTGATTAGTACTTCACAGAGTTTTCACGTTTTACTTATCTTCAAATTCCTCAGCGGAATCAT AATAAGTGGTCCTTTTTCTATCAACATGACGTACCTGGCAGAGTTTCACGGCGTTAAGTGCAGGACTAAAGCGCTAATGTGGCTCAGCATGTTCCCCTCCATGGCCAGCGTGGCACTTCCAG GCTTGGCATGGATAGTGATACCTCAGTCGTGGTCATTCTCCCTTTTCGATGGAACCATTGTCTACAACTCCTGGCGAATCTTCATCTTGATCTGCAGCACACCCGCACTGCTAGCGTTCTTGACTCTACTGTACTTTCCGGAAAGTCCCAAGTTCCTGATGTCCCAAGGTAGAAATGACGAGGCGATGAAGGTCTTCCAAAGGATGTACGCCATGAACACTGGAAAACCGCCGGAATCATTTCCC GTGAAGGAACTCTGTCAGGAACGTCAAAAGAGCCAAACCGAAGGTTTGGATGAAACAAGACGCGCGTCGGTTTGGGAGAAGGCTCAGAGTGGTTGGGCCCAGATAAGGCCCCTCTTCCTAAAGCCGCATCTCGCCAGGTTTCTCCTGATTATCGCCATCCAGCTCGGATGTATGCTCAG CATGAACACTCTTCGTCTCTGGATGCCGCAGCTTTTCACAATGATGGAAAACTTCGATTACGAGAATCGCGACGCCAGCTTAGGCCCTCCCGTCTTGTGCGACATCATCATGGCTTCGAACCCTTCAAGCGTCACACGCGATGATGCATACCTTAATTCTACGGTTGTGAGTACCTGTGTCGCG GCACCCGTTCAGAGCAGGGTTTACATAAACTCGATGATCATCGCGTGCACAGCTATCATAGGCTACATGCTTGCCGGAACTCTGGTTAATTTAGTCGGCAAGAAAAACCTCTTGT TTATGGCTTACGTGGTTCCAGCAATGTGCAGCTTTGCGCTGAATTGGTCACCGAATTCCGACATGACGCTAGCCATTGTGTCCATATTTATGGCTCTAGCTAGCATCTctgtcaatattattattagttttatCATTGACTTGATGCCCACGTCGCTGAG AACAATGGCTGTCAGTTTGACAATGTGCGTTGGTCGCTGCGGTGCAATGATTGGGAATCTGTTATTCCCAATTCTTTTGAACGTGAGCTGCATCGTACCCTTCATGTTTATCGGCTGTTTTTTACTCGGTAAGTGTAATGCTCAAGGAGACTATATATGCATCTGTCCCAGACTTTATTCAATTAACGTAT gTCGACACACAGGGCAAACAATgagttgcactccatccgATAACCTTCCGGAAgtagcctacgtacctgcctcCGTCAAAGGAACCCCCAATGATGGGCAATCTGGACA cCAGTATCGTTGTGAATCAGAGTCCACGAacattgaggtgct aatttctttt AGATCTGTAAAAAGCTTGATTGTGATAATAAATGACCAGGGAGATGAATTAGATTTCTTCAAGAAAGGAGTACCGTTTCCGGCCGGAAAAGTACCAGATTCCATTATCACGGTAAagcaaatattgaattttttaaatacggaGAAATATGCGTGCA tcaggCAAATAGATGTGGAAAATACCACTGCCCTGGCAGCTCATTTGCACGAGCTCGGCGAACTTCAGCGTAACTTCAGTGAAAAG aaTATATTTGGCCCAGAACCACTGACACAAAATCAGATATCACGTAAGCTGGTCGCGACTGATACTCCAGAGAAatcttttctccttcttcattCAATACCTGAAATGTCTACATTATTTAG AATTCATTCAGATCTAAGTTACTTGCACGGCGACGACAAAATGCCTGACGAAGAGAAACGGGACGTAACGAAAGAGACTTGTAAGATATTCACTGTCTCATTTCCAACCGAAGCTCAGCTTCCCGTCGGAGCTGTGAACG AACATAATGAAGCGGAAAAACCACGTGACTTCGAGGAAGCTGTCGAGGCCACAG GCTATGGACTCTTCAACTATTTACTTCTGTTGGCAACACTTCCGGGAGGATTCGCAAGCGTCTTCGATTCTACAACGATGTCGTACGTTTTACCATCGGCTGAGTGTGATTTGAGTCTGACATTGTTTCACAAGGGAGTTCTCAACGCTGTTACTTACACAG GAATGATGTCTTCGGCGTTTATTTGGGGCTTCTTGGCTGACGTGAGAGGTCGACGGTCTCTTCTGATATGGGCATACCTGGCAGATTCAATATGCAACGTATTGTGCAGCATGTCGCAGAGCTTTTACGTTCTGTCGTTCTTCAAATTCCTCACCGGATTCAT CATAAACGGCCCTTTTGCAATCAGCATGACGTACCTCGCAGAGTTTCACTCTTCCAAGCACAGGGCTAAGACTTTGCTTTGGTGCAGTTTGTTTCCCTCATTGGGTGCAGTCGTGCTTCcag GCTTAGCGTGGCTGATAATTCCTCAGTCCTGGTCGTTCACTCTGTTCAACGGAGCTTTCGTCTTCAACTCTTGGCGGATATTCATCCTGGTCTGCAGCATGCCTTCGTTGCTGGCATGCTTGGCGTTGATGTACTTCCCGGAGAGTCCAAAGTTCCTCATGTCTCAGGGTAGAAACGCCGAGGCGATAAAGGTCTTCCAAAAAATGTACTCGATGAACACTGGAAAATCGCCTGACACGTTCGCG GTAAAGGAACTCTGTCAGGAGCGTGAAAAGGATCAAATCAACGATACGGTAGTTGACCAGAAAAGCGCGACCATTTGGGAGAAGACTCGAAACGGTTGGGATCAGATAAAACCCCTTTTCAAGAAACCGCATCTCGCTCGGTTTCTCCTGATAATCACAATTCAGTTTGGAAGTATCCTAAG TCTAAACACGCTGAGATTGTGGATGCCTCAATTATTCGCAATGATGGAAAACTTTGACTACGCCAACTATGACTACAGCTTGGGTAACCCGACTCTGTGCGAGATAATAACTATGAAAAATGACACGAATTACGTGGTGAATAGTTATACGAACGACACGGTTCCGAACTCGTGTGTTGCG ACAGCTGTTTCCAACAAAGTTTACATAAACTCGATGATAATTTTCGGAACTGCCGTGATAGGTTACACCTTTGCTGGAAAATTGGTGAATCTGATAGGAAAGAAGATTCTCATGC AGGTGCTCTACGTTATTGCAGTTATTTGCATTTTGGGACTTAACTGGTCCTCGAGCTCGGACGTCACTTTAGCAATTCTTTCCGTGTATACGGCTTCGACGAACATCGCGATCACCAGCATCACCAATTTCATCGTTGTCCTGATGCCCACGTCTCTGAG AACAATGGCCGTGAGCTTGACCATGTGTGTTGGCCGTGCTGGAGCGACGATTGGAAATCTCTTGTTCCCGATACTACTGAGCGCAGGATGCATGGCACCTTTTACGTTCGTCGCAGGGTTTTTAATCG CCTGCATCGTGCTTACCACTTTCATACCGAGGCCTCCGACAAAATTAACGTAA
- the LOC124407011 gene encoding uncharacterized protein LOC124407011, translated as MAEKNEGTKRCDSEKVQEVFTISFHTEESQPVSVIVPDESESPRDFEEAIEATGYGLYNVLLLLAALPGAWANLFDTTAISYVLPTAECDLKMTLFQKGLLNAAIYAGMFTAAFPWGVLADTKGRKTLLMIGYLADCICNVLSSMSQSFYVMLAFKFLSGCIMSGPFAVNMTYLAEFHGAKYRSKMLLWARLFPSLGSIVLPGLAWMILPQSWSFVLFDGVFVYNSWRIFILICSLPAFLGFLALFFFPESPRFLISQGRNDEAMKVFKKMYTMNTGKPPETFPVKELYLETQKKQTECTLDQSSMSVWEKTRSGWSQIKPLFCKPYVSQFVLMTTIQFGGLLGMNTLRLWMPQLFTLMENFNYENRDDNLGPATLCEMLTSPEPLNATNSEEFNSTIGNACVIAPIHSRVYINSIILAVTTVLGCTLAGSLVNLVGKKNLLLLVYIAPAACSFSLNWSPSSDVTLAIFSIYLMFTSIAVTSIISFTVDLMPTSLRATAVSLTMSIGRIGSMIGNLLFPLLLSTGCMVPFIFVGGFLLVCFVLSIFIPKPPEKLIASSNLYLIIHVNDTIVITELQCSGELNTLHEFDEAIEATGYGLFNVLLILAILPGAWANFFDTTVMSYVLPIAECDLQITPFQKGMLNAAVYAGMFTAAFPWGVLADTKGRRLLLMVGYSCDCICNILSSMSQSFYVLLTFKFLSGCIMSGPYAVNMTYLAEFHSGKYRSKVVLWARLFPSLGSIALPGLAWIIIPQPWSFTLFNGMFVYNSWRIFILICSMPALLGFIALLFLPESPRFLMSQGRNEEAIKVFQRIYAMNTGKSPEKFPVKALRRDDHRQKTEAADNPRRVSVWEQIRNGAAQVKPLFQKPYFYRFLLIVTIQFGGLLSLNTVRLWMPQLFTLMEDFEHRKSNGDFGPSTLCNMISTPSNANSTKYDEFNSTLPITCTVVPVYSKVYINSMILAITIVIACSLAGSFVNRIGKRNLLLVAFLIPAVCAFSLNWSPNSDVTLTLLAIYMASGNISITTIISFTVELMPTTLRATAVTLTMAAGRIGAMFGNLLFPLLLSVGCMAPFIFVGGFLLACFILSIFIPKPPSRLT; from the exons ATGGCTGAGAAGAACGAAGGTACCAAAAGatgcgattctgaaaaagttcAGGAGGTGTTTACAATCTCATTTCACACCGAAGAATCCCAGCCTGTTTCGGTCATCG TTCCTGATGAATCTGAATCACCGCGTGACTTTGAAGAGGCCATTGAAGCTACCG GCTATGGACTCTATAACGTTCTACTACTGTTGGCGGCTCTACCCGGAGCTTGGGCGAACTTGTTTGACACAACGGCAATTTCCTACGTTCTTCCGACAGCAGAGTGTGATTTGAAGATGACTTTATTCCAGAAGGGACTTCTTAACGCTGCCATTTATGCTG GCATGTTCACCGCGGCATTTCCATGGGGAGTCTTAGCTGACACGAAAGGCCGAAAGACTCTACTTATGATTGGCTACTTAGCCGATTGCATTTGCAATGTTTTGAGCAGCATGTCTCAGAGCTTCTACGTTATGCTGGCTTTTAAGTTCCTTAGTGGATGTAT CATGAGCGGACCCTTTGCGGTGAACATGACGTACCTGGCGGAATTTCACGGTGCCAAGTATAGGTCGAAGATGTTGTTATGGGCTCGTCTGTTTCCTTCTTTAGGGAGCATAGTGCTTCCAG GATTAGCATGGATGATACTCCCTCAGTCCTGGTCATTCGTCCTGTTTGATGGAGTATTTGTGTACAATTCTTGGCGCATCTTTATTCTGATCTGCAGTCTCCCAGCGTTCCTGGGATTCCTGGCATTATTCTTTTTCCCAGAAAGTCCAAGATTCCTAATTTCCCAGGGACGAAATGACGAGGCGATGAAGGtcttcaaaaaaatgtataccaTGAACACTGGAAAACCTCCGGAAACCTTTCCG GTAAAAGAACTGTATCTGGAGACTCAGAAGAAACAAACAGAATGTACGTTGGATCAAAGTAGCATGTCTGTTTGGGAAAAGACTCGAAGTGGTTGGAGTCAAATTAAACCCCTTTTTTGCAAGCCGTATGTCAGCCAGTTTGTCCTGATGACGACCATCCAATTCGGAGGCCTGCTGGG CATGAATACATTGCGGCTTTGGATGCCTCAGCTTTTCACAttgatggaaaatttcaattacgaaAATCGCGATGACAACTTGGGTCCCGCAACTTTGTGCGAAATGCTAACTTCGCCCGAGCCTTTAAACGCCACGAATTCTGAGGAGTTCAACTCTACGATAGGAAATGCCTGCGTTATT GCACCAATTCACAGCAGAGTTTACATAAACTCTATAATCCTAGCAGTCACCACTGTGTTAGGTTGCACACTTGCTGGTAGCTTGGTTAATCTAGTTGGGAAGAAAAATCTGCTAC tGCTGGTTTATATAGCTCCGGCAGCTTGCAGTTTCTCGTTGAACTGGTCGCCAAGTTCCGATGTCACGTTAGCTATTTTCTCCATCTACTTGATGTTCACTAGCATCGCAGTCACTTCTATCATTAGTTTTACGGTCGATTTGATGCCTACGTCTCTGAG AGCAACTGCTGTCAGTTTGACAATGTCCATTGGTCGCATCGGTTCTATGATTGGAAATCTCCTGTTTCCGCTACTTCTGAGTACAGGCTGCATGGTCCCCTTCATATTTGTCGGAGGATTCCTACTCG TTTGCTTCGTACTATCAATATTCATCCCTAAACCTCCCGAAAAGTTAAT CGCTTCATCTAATCTCTATCTCATCATTCACGTGAACGACACTATCGTGATCACCGAACTGCAGT gtTCTGGTGAGTTGAATACTCTACATGAATTCGACGAAGCCATTGAAGCAACAG GCTACGGATTGTTCAACGTCCTTCTAATTTTGGCAATTCTACCAGGAGCATGggcaaattttttcgacacaACGGTGATGTCTTACGTTCTCCCAATAGCTGAATGTGATCTGCAAATCACACCCTTCCAGAAAGGGATGCTCAACGCTGCTGTTTACGCAG gAATGTTTACCGCAGCATTTCCCTGGGGTGTCTTAGCTGACACAAAGGGACGAAGATTGCTTCTCATGGTGGGATACAGCTGTGATTgcatttgtaatattttgagCAGCATGTCCCAGAGCTTCTACGTTTTACTGACTTTCAAATTCTTGAGTGGATGCAT AATGAGCGGTCCTTATGCGGTTAACATGACGTACTTGGCAGAATTTCACAGTGGCAAGTACAGGTCAAAAGTAGTGCTGTGGGCTCGCCTTTTTCCTTCGTTAGGAAGCATCGCGCTTCCAG GATTAGCATGGATTATAATTCCTCAGCCCTGGTCATTTACCTTATTCAACGGAATGTTTGTATACAACTCCTGGCGAATCTTTATTTTGATCTGCAGCATGCCAGCTCTCCTTGGATTCATTGCTCTACTATTTTTACCAGAAAGTCCGAGGTTCTTGATGTCCCAAGGTAGAAACGAGGAGGCGATTAAGGTCTTCCAAAGAATATACGCTATGAACACTGGAAAATCACCGGAAAAATTTCCC GTGAAGGCACTTCGTCGGGATGATCACAGACAGAAAACAGAAGCTGCGGATAACCCGAGAAGAGTTTCAGTCTGGGAACAAATTCGAAACGGTGCTGCACAGGTCAAACCTCTATTTCAGAAGCCGTATTTCTATCGCTTCCTCCTGATCGTCACTATACAATTCGGAGGCCTTCTCAG TCTGAATACGGTGCGTCTGTGGATGCCTCAGCTCTTCACATTGATGGAGGACTTTGAACACAGAAAAAGCAACGGTGACTTCGGTCCTTCAACTCTGTGCAACATGATAAGTACACCGAGTAACGCAAACTCTACAAAGTACGACGAATTCAACTCCACGTTGCCGATAACTTGCACTGTG GTTCCTGTCTACAGTAAGGTTTACATCAACTCCATGATCCTGGCAATTACAATTGTCATAGCTTGTTCACTTGCCGGGAGTTTTGTTAATCGGATCGGGAAGAGGAATCTCTTGC TGGTTGCTTTCTTGATCCCAGCTGTTTGCGCATTTTCGTTGAACTGGTCGCCGAATTCCGACGTCACGTTAACGCTTCTTGCCATTTACATGGCTTCTGGCAACATCTCGATCACTACTATCATCAGTTTCACCGTCGAGCTAATGCCGACGACTCTCAG AGCAACGGCTGTTACTTTGACCATGGCCGCCGGTCGGATCGGTGCGATGTTCGGAAATCTCCTGTTTCCACTGCTTTTGAGTGTAGGCTGCATGGCTCCCTTCATATTTGTCGGAGGCTTCTTGCTCG CCTGCTTTATATTGTCCATCTTCATTCCGAAACCTCCTTCAAGACTGACGTAA